The Methanosarcina barkeri MS DNA window AAAATATGTTTTAACTTAATCAGAACTTTTATAAAGTAGCCATTTTTCATTTTAGGACTTACTCTCTTGAGGAACAAAATCAATTACATTAGAGACTGTGGATTAAAGTCACGTTCTAGACAGTTAACGGTTTAATGCTGTTGATTCTTCAGTTCAACTACGTAAGTTCTATACTTAAAGGAGTTTTATCTTAAACTCCCTTAAAATAATGCCCTGTAGTATACTCAACCCCTCTTGCAGGTTTCAGCCTGTTTTCTTTTCCTGCAAGGGCTTCCTTGTATGCCTTTATTATCTCTTTTATCTCAGCCTGAGTATTGAATGAAAGATCAAGCCGAAGCACATCCACACCGTAATCTTTCAGGTTTTTGACATACTTCAGCATATCAAGCAATTTTGAGTTATAAATCAGGGTCCTGGTCCCCAGGCGCTTGACCGGAAATTCTGAACCTTCTTGGTCAACGAGAAGCACTTTGCTGCTTGTTCTTACAATTCTTCTGTCAACAAGAGGCTTTAAAAGATCATTTTCCGTAATAAGCATAAGTTCTCTGCCATAAACAAAAATTTCTGTCTGTCCTGAGACCTTGCAGGTTTGAAGGACCTCACAGATATTTTTTATCTCACTCAGGTTCAGTTCGCTTGAAAGAGTTGATCTGTACGCTCCTGCCTTGTAGAGAGTACTGGCCGTAAAAGCATTGAAAATATTGAACTCTTTTCCTGCAGTAAAAGGTATGGAAAGCTCTTTTGCAAGCTGTAAAGTCCCAAACTCAGAACAGGCTATCCCGAAGCCTGCATCTTTAATTTTTTCCAGCAGGGGTTTGAGTTTATCCAGTTCATAATCATGATTTATAAGAGGAACCCGAAAAACAATTTCGACCCTTTCGGCTTTCAAATCTTCAAGTTTTTCTGCATTTTCGGGTGCAGAAAGCTCTTCAAACTTCGAAACCGGAACATATATAATATCTGCACCGGCGAATGCAGCCTCAAAGAGAGAGGAACTTTCATTTACTTCAACACTAAGAAGGAGTCGCTTTGAAGCTGAATTTCTGCCCTGGGTTCTACTGAGAGTTTCACTGAGGGTTTCACTGAGGGTTTCACTGAGGGTTTCACTTAAGGTTTTGTTGAAGGTCTCATTGACAGCTGGAGTAAGTTCATCTTGATCACTCGCTTCACTGCTATGGATTTCAGAGTCACACAGGTAACTGTAATCCTCAAGACTCGGATGCTTTTGTTCTTTCTTATCTACACTGAGGATTTTTTCCAGCAGGAGGTCTGCTGCCGTTCTCCTTGCGTTTTTCAGCACTCCAACCGGAATAAAAATATTTTCATCAGCATCGATTTCAACCGAAGCAGCCTCAAAAGAAGTATCCCCAAGGCTTTCCATTGCTTTTCGTATCTTCTCTACTGTAGTTGGGGATTTTTCAGCTTCCTGGACGACGTAATCATCCGTGAATTCCACAAATGGAGCCTCATCTGTGGTCTTCCGGATCTCTCTGGGCTTTTCATTTTCTTCTCCAATCATAACCGTAAATCGCTCTCCTTTCATGGCTCTTACTTTCAGGCTTACAGGAAGCGTTTTCAGTTTTGTTCTTTGAAGGGTATCGAGGAGCCGTGTGTCTGTTGTGAGGTAGAGTTCATCACCTCTCTGGACTGCTCTTCCGGTCTTCGAGCTTATTTCAAGCCCTAATTTTTCACCTTTTTTCGCGCTTTTTATATGCTCGCCTGAAATCGTGACTATACCTATAACTGCCGAGCCGAGCATCCGCTCTCGCGTGAAAATACTTATACCGTCTTTTACCTGGATGTCCTGATTCAGCCGAACTGTAAGTTTCGTATTCCCTTTTGAGCGGGAAATATCAAGGACTTTTCCAAGGAACACCCCGTAGTTTGAACTGTATTTAGGGTGGGATACGCCTTTTTCTCCAAGTATGAAGCCTCTTGTAAAACCCCGGTAAAAGAGTTTTGCAAGTTCGGTTTCTCTTGCTTCAAGTTCCTCTTTTGTCGGATTATCTCCTGGACCGCAGATTCCTTGGACTGCAGCTTTATAGGCAGCGGCACTCGCAGTAACATACTCGGGCTTTTTCATCCGCCCTTCGATTTTAAGGCTTACAACTCCGGTTTTTACGATATCCTCAAGCCCTGTTATTGTGGAGAGTTCGGCACAGCTTATGGGATAACTGCCTCCGATATGCCTTTCGTCAACTTCCCTGCCATTTACCACGAATCTGTACTTGCGTCGGCAGGGCTGGGCACAGGCTCCTCGATTTGCACTCTTACCATGCAGGAAACTGCTGAAAAGACATTTGCCCGAATAGGAGTAGCAAAGAGCTCCGTGAACAAAAACCTCAATTTCCGCTTTTGAGTGATCCACTATGTCCTTTACCTCAGCCGCAGTAAGTTCCCTTGAGACTATAACTCTTTTTACTCCCATTCCTGCTACAAAATTAACTCCTCTTTTATTATGGATGGTCATCTGGGTACTTGCATGAATATCGAGGTCCGGATAGATTTCATTTAAAAGCCTGAGAAGCCCCAGATCCTGAAGAATAAGTGCATCGACTCCGGCTGCATATGCACAGTCTGCTATATCAAGCGCGTGCTGCAACTCTTTTTGCTTGATCGGTATATTGAGAGCCAGGTAAACAAGAACTCCGTGTGAGTGTGCCAGTTTCACAGCTTCGTCAAGATTCTCAAGAGTGAAATTCTTTGCACCCTGACGGGCGTTGAATTCGCCAACCCCGAGATAGACCGCGTCAGTTCCTCCTCGAATTGCGGCAAGAAGGGTTTCTTCGTCGCCTACGGGAGCCAGGACTTCAGGAGGAGTACAGGTATAATTAGGAGTACAGGTATAATTTTCAGTAGACATTTTTGATCAGTTTGTTCTTTCCAGCTGGAAGGTTTTGTAACTATGAAGAGAAAGCTATACAAACGGCTTACATGAAAAGCTTAGCAGAATGCAGGTAAATGAATAACGACGAATGAAGGTGAGTAACGGTGAGTAAAGGAATAAAGTTCAGTTTAAGACGTAAAGGTGCTTCTTGCATAAAAAATGGATGGGTAAGCCCTTGACTTTTATTGTAGAGCTGATCCCAAAACTCAAAATTGCTTCTCTGAATCCTGTATTCCGAACAATCAATCAAGTTTCTGATCATGAAAACAGTCCTGAAAATTCTTGATGATTCAGAACGAAATGGCTTTTGGGATAGGCTCGTAGAGAAAACTTATTGAAAAACTGAAAACCATAAACTTACCGTTGTCGTAAATCTGATCTTATTGTTATCGTAAATCGTATTTTCTTCAAATTATATGAATAAAAGCAGTAATATTCTTTCTGTGGTTGAAGATCCATTAAATTTGAAGAGGATACTGTAAATCATATTTATTTTGGATCTGTAGCTGTTCATTTCAGGCTTATTTTCGTTTATTTGCAAAGTTAATAGCTCTTGAGTAAATCTAATGTTTTTCCAGAGTTTTTAGTCAGAGCTGAACCGTTTTATTCATGCTTTTACCTTTAGACATATTAATGAGTGCTGTTGCCTAAAACGGAAATAGTTTATCTATTTAAATGCTTTTAAGACTTCAAATAAAATAACCTGTTAAAATAAAAAAGAATGCAAATCTATTTATAAATATAAATAATTTTTAATATATAAAATTTGCTTAAAATTAGCTGTGATCAGATAACTATCTGAAGCTGGTTTTACTTGCTTTGTTGCATGATTGCACAGGATTTTGGTTCGTTTGAATCCCCTTTTACTCTTTAAACGGTGAAGCTTCGTAAAACGAATGTGTGCTGCAGGAATGCGCACAAATTAAACCACAGATTATATGCAGTTACCAGTTCGACATAGACAGACTAATTAATTCTGCAACAGGGCAGCTATACTTGAATCTGCGTATTTTCAGAAGCTTCGTCCAGGATGAGTTATGACCTCATGCAAACTATTTGAGAGGACCGAATCTTATTATCTCGATCCTTCAAGAATAGGTAAAACTTTAAAAAGATATCAATCTCTAAAGAAACACAATACAACCTACTTCTCTTTGAACAGGTTCTTCCACCTGACAACGACAAAAAGAATCCCGGGATCTCAAAACCAGGCCTCTAAAAAGAAAGCACCAGAGTTTCAAAACCAGGCTTCTGAAAAGCTGGCTTTAATATTTAAGGAGGACCTGGAATGGTAAGTGGCGAAGAAACGATAAGTAACGAAGAAATGAAATCCGGGAACATAGTGAATCTATTCTTGAAATTTGCATTCCCGACCGTCGTTGGAGTTGTCATTGCCGGAATCCAGGAAATAATTGACGGCTTTTTTATAGGAAATGCTATAGGAAGCTAGGGACTTGCAGCAATTACTCTAGCCTATCCCGCTTATATGGTTATAATCGCTATTGGAGTAATTATCGGGATCGGTGCATCAAGTCTTGCGGCCTTCCAACTTGGAAAGGAGAACCTCAGCCGAGCTCTGGATATAGTACACAATGCTTTTTCCTTGTGTCTTCTTACAGGAGCAGTTTTTACTGTAATCGGGATGATCTTCTGTGAAACCTCAATCAGCATCCTTGGAGCCAGCGGGCCTGCTCTAGCTTTTGCTCGCGATTACCTAAGGATTATCTTCGCTGGTTCAGTCTTTATGATTCTTTCAGTTGCCCTTGAACCACTGGTCAGAAACGACGGAAACCCCAGACTCTGTATGAATATCATGATTGCAGGAGTAATTGTAAATTTCGTGCTTGATTACTTTTTTATCATGCGTATGGGCATGGGAATGACGGGTGCCGCTTTTGCCACAATAGTTTCCTTTGCTCTCCCGGCATTGCTGTTCATGAATTACCTTTTTGGCAGGGAGGCAAAACTGAAACTCCGGCTTAAAGCCATGAAGTTCAAACTCAGGATCCAGCTCCAGATTCTTAGAGCCGGCCTTCCGTCTTTCGTGATGCAGTTTTCACTAGCTCTCGTGCTCTTTGCATACAATTACATGCTGCTCAGTTACGGATCCGAGCTTGCGGTCTCAGCCTATGGCATTATAGGATATGTCCTTTCAATATTTTCTATGCTTTTTGAGGGAATAGCCCTGGGAGTGCAACCGATTATAGGTTTCAACTATGAAGCTGGCTATTATGAAAGAGTTTCGAAAACCCTGAAACTGACAATTCTTTCATGCATCCTTACAGGAGTTTTCGGATTTCTATTAATCTCCCTTTTTCCCGAAAAAGTTGTGCAGATCTTCAGCCAGGGAGACTCCGAACTTCTGGAAGTTACCCTTCGAGGAATGAATATTTTCATATTCTCTTTGCTCGTTGAAGGTACCGTGCTCCTCACTGCTATCTATTACCAGTCAATAAACCAAATCAGAGCAGCACTCTTTATATACCTTGGAAAGATTTTTGTTGTTCTTTTCCCTCTACTTTTTATCCTGCCGATCTTCTTCGGCCTGGATGGAGTCTGGGCTGCATCTCCGGCTACGGAATATATCATGATGCTGGTAGTTGTGGGAATGCTGTCGAAGGAATTCAAGTTTCTAAGGCATTATGCAAAAGAAGCAGAGCCCAGACAATCAGCAAGTACAAAAAAAGCACTGCAGTTAGTCAGAAACAGTGGAATAGCTGATGTTGAGGAAAATCCCAAATTTGCTACTTTCAGGCCTGCCGAAAAAAGAGATATGTCGCGAGAGCCTCTTCCCTGAAATCCAGAGTTTCTGAAATTTAACTTTTATGAAATTCAGATTTTATGAAATTCAGATTTTATGAAATTCAGATTTTATGAAATTCAGATTTTATGAAATTCAGAGTTTCTGAAATTTAACTTTTATGAAATTTAACTTTTAAGGCTGTGAACTACCTCTCTCTGAATTTTTCGCCTAAAGGTTTAGATTTGAGAGAAAAGTGGTTCGCTTTACTATTAGCCCCCTTGAAAAATGATTAGTTTTTTAAGGAATATTAAACCTTATTTGCCAAATATAATGTAGTGTCAGCCCTCCCCCAGTTAAGTTACATTCATTAAATGATCTATTTGCTGTTTAAATGATTTAAGTACTTTAATTGGTAAATTAAACGTTGATTTTTCCTTACTTTTAACATTGAATTTTGTATGGATAAAAATGACATCAGATGCCTTATTTATAAATAAATATAAATTGTAAACGAATAAAGTATTTATCTCAATTTTTTCTTGATTTAAAAGAGTATTATAGATTGTTTATCTAAAAAATTGATTTTTAGAGTGTACCTTAATTGGGGAAACTCTAAATGCATACCTATCATCTAAAATAAGCATTGTATGCCCTTAGATTTAGTACTGATTTGGAAGGACCCTATTTACTATTTAAGGAAAATCCATAATGCATGCGTGCTATGTGCATGGCAAGCTATGTGCATGACAATAAAGCATCTAAGCAAAGGAAGCATCTAAGTAAAGGATTTTAAAGATTTATTACAGGATGGACTCTGGATGAATCCATCCTAAAATTGGATTTGCTCTTCATTTTATTTATATTATAAAAATAGTATTTGTTATAAAATATGGAACATTGGAGTTTAGGATATTGTTATAGAGCTGATCCCAAAACTCAAAATGATTTTTCTGAATCCCAGATCTACAATAAGTAATAGATTTTCTGATCACGAAAATAATTTTGAAATTTTACTAAT harbors:
- a CDS encoding DUF3656 domain-containing U32 family peptidase, with translation MSTENYTCTPNYTCTPPEVLAPVGDEETLLAAIRGGTDAVYLGVGEFNARQGAKNFTLENLDEAVKLAHSHGVLVYLALNIPIKQKELQHALDIADCAYAAGVDALILQDLGLLRLLNEIYPDLDIHASTQMTIHNKRGVNFVAGMGVKRVIVSRELTAAEVKDIVDHSKAEIEVFVHGALCYSYSGKCLFSSFLHGKSANRGACAQPCRRKYRFVVNGREVDERHIGGSYPISCAELSTITGLEDIVKTGVVSLKIEGRMKKPEYVTASAAAYKAAVQGICGPGDNPTKEELEARETELAKLFYRGFTRGFILGEKGVSHPKYSSNYGVFLGKVLDISRSKGNTKLTVRLNQDIQVKDGISIFTRERMLGSAVIGIVTISGEHIKSAKKGEKLGLEISSKTGRAVQRGDELYLTTDTRLLDTLQRTKLKTLPVSLKVRAMKGERFTVMIGEENEKPREIRKTTDEAPFVEFTDDYVVQEAEKSPTTVEKIRKAMESLGDTSFEAASVEIDADENIFIPVGVLKNARRTAADLLLEKILSVDKKEQKHPSLEDYSYLCDSEIHSSEASDQDELTPAVNETFNKTLSETLSETLSETLSETLSRTQGRNSASKRLLLSVEVNESSSLFEAAFAGADIIYVPVSKFEELSAPENAEKLEDLKAERVEIVFRVPLINHDYELDKLKPLLEKIKDAGFGIACSEFGTLQLAKELSIPFTAGKEFNIFNAFTASTLYKAGAYRSTLSSELNLSEIKNICEVLQTCKVSGQTEIFVYGRELMLITENDLLKPLVDRRIVRTSSKVLLVDQEGSEFPVKRLGTRTLIYNSKLLDMLKYVKNLKDYGVDVLRLDLSFNTQAEIKEIIKAYKEALAGKENRLKPARGVEYTTGHYFKGV
- a CDS encoding MATE family efflux transporter, which gives rise to MTLAYPAYMVIIAIGVIIGIGASSLAAFQLGKENLSRALDIVHNAFSLCLLTGAVFTVIGMIFCETSISILGASGPALAFARDYLRIIFAGSVFMILSVALEPLVRNDGNPRLCMNIMIAGVIVNFVLDYFFIMRMGMGMTGAAFATIVSFALPALLFMNYLFGREAKLKLRLKAMKFKLRIQLQILRAGLPSFVMQFSLALVLFAYNYMLLSYGSELAVSAYGIIGYVLSIFSMLFEGIALGVQPIIGFNYEAGYYERVSKTLKLTILSCILTGVFGFLLISLFPEKVVQIFSQGDSELLEVTLRGMNIFIFSLLVEGTVLLTAIYYQSINQIRAALFIYLGKIFVVLFPLLFILPIFFGLDGVWAASPATEYIMMLVVVGMLSKEFKFLRHYAKEAEPRQSASTKKALQLVRNSGIADVEENPKFATFRPAEKRDMSREPLP